The Comamonas piscis region GCCAGCGCAACCGCCGCCCACGCCATGCTGAGATCGACTGGAACCGCACGATCCGCGCCAACCTGCGCCACTGGCAGCCCGAGTACCGCACCATCGTGCCGGAGACCTTGATCGGCTACGGCCGCAAGGCGCGCCGCCCGCAGCGCGAGGTGATTCTGTGCATCGACCAAAGCGGCTCCATGGCCAACTCGGTGGTGTACTCCAGCATCTTTGGCGCGGTGATGGCCAGCCTGCCTGCGGTAGCGACCAAGCTGGTGGTGTTTGACACGGCGGTGGTGGACCTGACCGAAAAGCTCGACGACCCGGTGGATGTGCTGTTTGGCGTGCAGCTGGGCGGCGGCACCGACATCAATGGTGCCGTCGGTTACTGCCAGAGCCTCATTAGCGAGCCGCGCAACACCATTCTGGTGCTCATCTCGGACCTGTACGAGGGGGGAGTGGAGTCAGGCCTGCTGCGCCGCGCCCATGAACTGGTGGAATCGGGTGTGCAGTTCATCACCTTGCTGGCGCTGAGCGACGAGGGCGCCCCCGCCTACGATGCCGCGCTGGCCGCCAAGCTGGCCGCCTTGGGTGTGCCTTCCTTTGCCTGCACGCCCGATGCCTTCCCGCAGCTGATGGCCGCTGCGATCCGCCGCGACGATGTGGCGGCCTGGGCGGCGACCCAGGGGTTCAAGACCAGCCAATAGCAGCCAGAAAAAAGCCCTGCGGAGCAGGGCAGTTGGAGTCAACAGAGGCTGGTTCTTGGAAGGCGTTCAGCGGCCCAGCGAATCGGGCAGCGGAAAGCCGGTAATCCGCTTGGCGCGGGGCGGCGC contains the following coding sequences:
- a CDS encoding VWA domain-containing protein; this encodes MQPTTRLQRWRMVLGSPADASCGTVGGRLQEMDQALAALYEGDSQLGSRKGGRGNSSPSVSRWLGDIRKYFPSQVVQVMQRDAMERLQLRELLLQPEMLENVQPDVHLVANLISLGSVIPQNTKATARLVVRKVVDELMKKLEEPMRSAVAGALDRSQRNRRPRHAEIDWNRTIRANLRHWQPEYRTIVPETLIGYGRKARRPQREVILCIDQSGSMANSVVYSSIFGAVMASLPAVATKLVVFDTAVVDLTEKLDDPVDVLFGVQLGGGTDINGAVGYCQSLISEPRNTILVLISDLYEGGVESGLLRRAHELVESGVQFITLLALSDEGAPAYDAALAAKLAALGVPSFACTPDAFPQLMAAAIRRDDVAAWAATQGFKTSQ